In bacterium, one genomic interval encodes:
- a CDS encoding imidazolonepropionase, which produces MQKNTPMTLFIQNIKEVVFFEKDLFRTANTVDIRIENGMIADITPTGTTSAPAHATILDGASYVALPGLIDSHTHTIFGGSREDEFEMKLRGATYQDIAAKGGGIKSTMHKTRAASKEELLQLGIRRCQSALGLGITTMEMKSGYGLSVEAEIKILETIRDVRQHTPLEICATFLGAHTIPPEYSQQREAYIRLVCETMIPMVTEHRLAEFCDAFCETNVFTPDETRHIFETAKKYGMKLKLHADQLTNTGGAELCAEMGAISADHLETISDKGLAALAESNVVAGLLPGCSFYLRMQYPPARKMIDMGIPVALATDFNPGSCPTQNLQLIMSIACTQMRMTPDEAIKGVTLHAARALDKAHIGNIAVGMQADMVLFDVPGYRYIPYNFGQNHVAHVIKKGRVVHSASSLGENR; this is translated from the coding sequence TTGCAAAAAAATACACCCATGACGCTTTTTATCCAAAACATCAAAGAAGTCGTTTTTTTTGAAAAAGACTTGTTCCGCACAGCCAACACGGTAGACATACGTATCGAAAACGGAATGATCGCAGACATTACTCCCACCGGGACCACTTCAGCGCCGGCCCATGCAACGATTTTAGACGGCGCATCGTATGTCGCGCTTCCGGGATTGATTGATTCGCACACGCATACGATTTTCGGCGGCTCCCGCGAAGACGAATTTGAAATGAAACTGCGCGGTGCCACCTACCAAGACATCGCGGCTAAAGGCGGCGGCATCAAAAGTACAATGCACAAAACCCGCGCGGCATCCAAAGAGGAACTACTGCAACTCGGTATCCGACGTTGTCAGTCGGCATTGGGACTCGGCATCACCACGATGGAAATGAAAAGCGGGTACGGTTTGTCGGTCGAAGCGGAAATCAAAATACTCGAAACCATTCGCGATGTGCGGCAACACACACCGCTTGAGATTTGCGCCACTTTCCTCGGCGCGCACACCATTCCTCCGGAATACAGCCAGCAACGCGAAGCATATATTCGTTTGGTTTGCGAAACCATGATTCCCATGGTAACGGAACACCGACTGGCCGAATTCTGTGATGCGTTTTGCGAGACCAACGTATTTACACCGGATGAAACGCGTCACATTTTTGAAACGGCCAAAAAATACGGGATGAAGTTAAAGTTGCATGCGGATCAATTGACCAATACCGGAGGCGCCGAATTATGCGCGGAGATGGGCGCTATTTCCGCCGATCATCTTGAAACCATTTCCGATAAAGGGCTTGCGGCACTGGCCGAATCCAATGTCGTCGCCGGTTTATTACCCGGCTGTTCATTTTACCTGCGTATGCAATATCCGCCGGCCCGTAAAATGATCGACATGGGCATCCCGGTTGCTTTAGCTACGGATTTTAATCCGGGTTCTTGTCCGACGCAAAATCTACAGCTCATCATGTCCATCGCCTGCACCCAAATGCGCATGACGCCGGACGAAGCGATCAAAGGCGTGACGCTGCATGCCGCGCGTGCGCTGGATAAAGCACATATCGGAAATATCGCCGTGGGTATGCAAGCGGATATGGTTTTGTTTGATGTACCGGGGTATAGGTACATCCCTTATAATTTCGGACAAAATCATGTCGCGCACGTCATCAAAAAAGGCCGTGTGGTGCACTCCGCATCATCCCTCGGCGAAAACAGGTAA
- a CDS encoding threonine/serine dehydratase — MIQIQDILNAYKTVQPIVHKTPLMQSHALDEKTGNSVFFKCENFQKVGAFKIRGAYNKIASLSAEQKDKGVVAFSSGNHAQGVALASRLLGTTSKIVMPDNSPKSKMEATRAYGAEVIVYDFLKEDREAIGKRISESEGRTLVPPFNDEYIMAGQGTVSVELAEQISDLDYAFIPCGGGGLLSGNAVALKHFYPHIKVVGVETDTANDAYQSFNKGEIVKIAPPPTIADGMRTLALGDKTFPVIRRYVDAMLTVSDHAVIEAMYWIYSRLKIVVEPTAAVPFAAVMQNTLQLRGKKIAVILSGGNIDLDDFFELLKRQAA; from the coding sequence ATGATACAAATCCAAGATATACTCAATGCCTATAAAACGGTTCAGCCGATTGTACATAAAACTCCGCTGATGCAGTCCCATGCGCTGGATGAAAAAACGGGGAACTCGGTTTTTTTTAAGTGCGAAAATTTTCAAAAAGTGGGCGCTTTCAAAATACGCGGGGCGTATAATAAAATTGCATCGCTTTCTGCGGAACAAAAAGACAAAGGTGTAGTAGCTTTTTCCTCCGGTAATCATGCACAAGGCGTGGCCTTGGCGTCGCGCTTGCTTGGTACGACGTCCAAAATTGTCATGCCGGACAATTCGCCGAAATCTAAAATGGAAGCGACCCGCGCGTATGGTGCTGAGGTGATTGTTTACGATTTTCTCAAGGAAGATCGTGAAGCGATCGGTAAACGGATTTCCGAATCGGAGGGACGTACGTTGGTGCCGCCGTTTAACGATGAATACATCATGGCCGGTCAGGGTACGGTGAGCGTTGAATTGGCGGAGCAAATATCGGATTTGGACTATGCCTTTATTCCTTGCGGTGGCGGCGGGCTTTTATCGGGCAATGCCGTCGCACTCAAACATTTTTATCCGCACATCAAAGTGGTCGGCGTAGAGACAGACACCGCTAATGATGCGTACCAATCATTTAACAAAGGCGAAATTGTAAAAATAGCGCCGCCGCCGACGATCGCGGACGGCATGCGAACCCTCGCTCTCGGCGACAAAACCTTTCCTGTGATCCGGCGTTATGTGGATGCGATGCTCACTGTGTCGGATCACGCCGTGATTGAAGCGATGTATTGGATTTATTCACGACTCAAGATCGTTGTCGAGCCGACCGCTGCGGTACCTTTTGCTGCGGTCATGCAAAATACATTGCAATTGCGCGGAAAAAAAATCGCCGTGATACTTTCCGGCGGAAATATAGACTTGGATGATTTTTTTGAACTTCTCAAACGACAGGCCGCTTAG